The Streptomyces europaeiscabiei genome window below encodes:
- a CDS encoding DedA family protein produces the protein MPDWIDLTESLLASPALYAVLIAVSLLDSFLPLIPSEPVVILAGIAAATGQTNIMLVIAATTVGAFLGDLVPYSIGQLMGERILRRLPVGTKRRTAYDWFKRELELRGGFVLVSTRFIPVGRYLATGTAGVVRYPLRRFMLYVAISTSTWSAYTALSGYLGGIFFQENTLLAIAVGVGLAFAVTGAVELSRYIRHRRKPAKSDDVVAGYR, from the coding sequence ATGCCGGACTGGATAGACCTCACGGAGTCTCTGCTGGCGTCACCCGCGCTCTACGCCGTACTCATTGCGGTATCCTTACTCGACTCCTTCCTCCCATTGATCCCGAGTGAACCCGTCGTGATCCTCGCAGGAATCGCCGCTGCAACTGGGCAAACGAACATTATGCTTGTCATCGCCGCTACGACGGTCGGCGCCTTTCTCGGCGACCTCGTTCCCTACTCCATCGGCCAGTTGATGGGGGAACGCATACTCAGGCGCCTGCCAGTTGGCACAAAGCGCCGGACGGCGTATGACTGGTTCAAGCGCGAACTCGAATTACGCGGCGGTTTTGTACTCGTCTCCACGCGATTCATTCCGGTCGGACGCTATCTCGCCACAGGAACCGCAGGGGTGGTGAGATACCCGCTGCGCAGGTTCATGCTGTACGTTGCGATTTCCACGTCCACCTGGAGTGCCTACACCGCACTGTCGGGATACCTCGGTGGAATCTTCTTCCAGGAGAATACACTCCTCGCTATCGCCGTCGGCGTCGGGCTCGCGTTCGCGGTAACCGGTGCGGTGGAGCTCTCACGTTATATTCGGCATCGCAGGAAGCCTGCCAAGTCAGATGATGTCGTTGCCGGATATCGCTGA